The DNA window GACCCCCCGTAACGTCATCTGTCGTCTCGAGGTCTGCATCCGGATCCGGATCGACCACCTCGAGCTGGGCTGGACCGTCGGCCCGGATCGGGTCGTGAATCGTCACGAGTTTGGTGCCGTCGGGGAAGACGGGCTCGATCTGGATCATGTCGACCATCTCGGGGACGCCGTCCATGACGTCCTCGCGGGTGAGCAGTTGGGTCGCCTCGCTGCGGATCTGCGAGACGGATTTGCCCTCGCGGGCAGCCTCACAGGCCCAGTCGGAGATGTACGCGACCGTCTCGGGGTGGTTGAGCTTTACGCCGCGATCCTTTCGTCGGCGAGCAAGTTCTGCGGCCATGAAGACCGTGAGTCGTTCCATCTCCTTCGGCGAGAGGTTCATTCCCATCGGCTCACCTCCGTTTGATGGCTCGGGGCCGGTTGCGTCAGTTGTCGTTGGGTCGATGCCGTCGGAATCGTCGTGGAAGTCGGGGCTGTGTGTTCGGAGTCCATAGTTCAGAGCAGGTACCGCTGTGCGAGCGGCACTTCGTCGGCCGGGTCGCAGGTGACGTGTTCGCCGTCCACTTCGACCTCGAATGTCTGGGCGTCGATCGAGATGTCGTCCGGACAGTGATCGTTGTGAACCATGTCGGATTTTCGGACCGACCGGGTTCCGCTGACCGGCCGGACGGGCGTCTTCAGATCGTAGGCCTCTCCGACCTCGTTCTCATAGGCGGCGTCGCTGACGAACGTGATCGACAGCCCCTGTTTCGCTCGACCCTGTGCCCCGGCGCGTTCGCGGCCGATCACCGGCTCACAGGTCATCAGCGAGCCGTTGGCCTCGCCCATCTGGGACCAGACCGGGAAGCCGCCCTTGATCACTGCCTGCGGCTTGACGCCGAAGAAGGCCGGATCCCACAGCGCGATGTCCGCCAGCTTGCCGGGCTCGAGCGAACCGACGTAGTCGTCGATCCCCGCCGTAATGGCGGGGTTGATCGTGTACTTGGCGACGTACCGCTTGATACGGGCGTTGTCGGCGCCAGTGCCTTCGTCAGCCGGGAGCGGGCCGCGCTGGACCTTCATCTTGTGGGCGGTCTGCCACGTCCGGGAGAGCAACTCGGCCATTCGACCCATCGCCTGGGAGTCCGTCGTCATCATGCTGATTGCGCCGGTGTCGTGGAGCACGTCCTCCGCGCCGATCGTCTCTGCGCGGATACGTGACTCAGCGAACGCGACGTCCTCGGGGACGTCAGGGTTGAGGTGGTGACAGACCATCACCATGTCGAGGTGCTCGTCGAACGTGTTCTCGGTGTAGGGCATCGAGGGGTTCGTCGACGACGGCAGCATGTGCTCGTGGCCGATCAACTCGAGCACGTCCGGTGCGTGACCGCCGCCAGCGCCCTCGATATGGAAGGTGTGTATCGCGCGGCCGTCGATGGCATCAAACGTGTGTTCGACGAAACCCGACTCGTTCAGCGTGTCGGTGTGAATGCAGACCTGAATATCCTCCTCGTCGGCGACCTCGAGACAGGTGTCGATCGCCGCCGGCGTCGAGCCCCAGTCCTCGTGGAGTTTGAGGCCGGCGACGCCAGCCTCGATCTGTTCGCGGAGCGCGTCGGGTTTACTACTGTTTCCCTTGCCGTAGAAGCCGACGTTGACGGGCCAGTCTTCGGCGGCCTGTAGGAATCGCTTGACGTTCTCCGGCCCGGGCGTACAGGTCGTCGCTCCGCCGCCGAAGCCGCCACCGAGCATGGTTGTCACACCGGAGCCGATGGCGTGCTCGACCAGTTGCGGGCTGTTGAAGTGAACGTGAATGTCGAGCGCGCCGGGCGTCGCGATCAGGCCGTCGGCAGGGATCGTGTCCGTACTCGGCCCAATTACCATGTCGACGCCGTCCATCGTGTCTGGGTTGCCAGCCGTGCCAACGCCGACGATCTTGCCGTTGCGGACGCCGATGTCGCCCTTCCGGATGCCGAGTACGGGGTCGATAATGACGACATTCGTAAAGGCCCAGTCGAGTGCGCCTTCGGCCCGGGT is part of the Halopiger aswanensis genome and encodes:
- a CDS encoding urease subunit gamma, whose protein sequence is MGMNLSPKEMERLTVFMAAELARRRKDRGVKLNHPETVAYISDWACEAAREGKSVSQIRSEATQLLTREDVMDGVPEMVDMIQIEPVFPDGTKLVTIHDPIRADGPAQLEVVDPDPDADLETTDDVTGGH
- the ureC gene encoding urease subunit alpha — its product is MSRDLPRDEYTELFGPTDGDCIRLGDTNLLAKIEQDHAVPGEEAVFGGGKTMRDGMGMQSGTTRAEGALDWAFTNVVIIDPVLGIRKGDIGVRNGKIVGVGTAGNPDTMDGVDMVIGPSTDTIPADGLIATPGALDIHVHFNSPQLVEHAIGSGVTTMLGGGFGGGATTCTPGPENVKRFLQAAEDWPVNVGFYGKGNSSKPDALREQIEAGVAGLKLHEDWGSTPAAIDTCLEVADEEDIQVCIHTDTLNESGFVEHTFDAIDGRAIHTFHIEGAGGGHAPDVLELIGHEHMLPSSTNPSMPYTENTFDEHLDMVMVCHHLNPDVPEDVAFAESRIRAETIGAEDVLHDTGAISMMTTDSQAMGRMAELLSRTWQTAHKMKVQRGPLPADEGTGADNARIKRYVAKYTINPAITAGIDDYVGSLEPGKLADIALWDPAFFGVKPQAVIKGGFPVWSQMGEANGSLMTCEPVIGRERAGAQGRAKQGLSITFVSDAAYENEVGEAYDLKTPVRPVSGTRSVRKSDMVHNDHCPDDISIDAQTFEVEVDGEHVTCDPADEVPLAQRYLL